A region from the Cannabis sativa cultivar Pink pepper isolate KNU-18-1 chromosome 9, ASM2916894v1, whole genome shotgun sequence genome encodes:
- the LOC115722487 gene encoding protein indeterminate-domain 5, chloroplastic, which translates to MAAASSSSIPGFGINSNREEDPNNNQMMMKQHSSSTPTNSSSLPLQQPNPPPPIPAQKKKRNQPGTPNPDAEVIALSPKTLMATNRFICEVCNKGFQREQNLQLHRRGHNLPWKLKQKTNKEPKRKVYLCPEPTCVHHDPSRALGDLTGIKKHYSRKHGEKKWKCEKCSKRYAVQSDWKAHSKTCGTREYRCDCGTLFSRRDSFITHRAFCDALAQESARHPPNLSAISANLYGGSNATSLGLSQLGPHHQFSALQDQTHQTTGDMLRLGGGGAGASHHRSAHLPQAPSSGQFEHGHILSPTSFRAQQQQQQTPGGFFMTAEPNQQQQQQHYHHQDDHHHSHHHHHQSQHGFLPNKPFHGLMQFSEIQSNANNVNPSSGLLISNHFNTENGTSGGGGSGSGGGSGGDQGTNIFSGQIVTGDQINSSPVSSLYSNSVQNNHAVAAAAHMSATALLQKAAQMGSTSTTNNTASLLRTFGTSSSSSAQNKPSTMAPASFGGSSSSTTGGLFGSDQNDQNHLQDLMNSFAAAGGNNSMFGGNTFVGGGGYDHQDQKLHQANSSGGGGGSMAAMNNSMGGGGGGSGGSDRLTRDFLGVGQIVRSVSGGFSNKQRGIIEMGSLDSENNAPPPPSSAQSFGGSPGNFQ; encoded by the exons atggcgGCTGCTTCTTCATCTTCGATACCAGGTTTTGGAATCAATAGCAACAGAGAAGAAGACCCAAATAATAATCAGATGATGATGAAACAACATTCTTCATCAACTCCAACTAATTCATCTTCTCTACCTCTACAACAACCTAATCCACCTCCTCCTATTCCAGCTcagaagaaaaagagaaatcAACCAGGAACACCAA ATCCAGATGCGGAAGTGATAGCGTTATCTCCAAAGACTCTAATGGCAACAAACAGGTTCATATGTGAGGTATGCAACAAAGGGTTTCAAAGGGAACAAAATCTTCAGTTACACAGAAGAGGACACAATCTTCCATGGAAACTTAAgcagaaaacaaacaaagaaCCGAAACGCAAAGTCTATCTCTGTCCAGAACCCACTTGCGTTCATCACGACCCATCTCGTGCCTTGGGAGACCTCACCGGAATCAAAAAACACTATTCTAGAAAACACGGTGAGAAGAAATGGAAGTGTGAAAAGTGTTCAAAACGCTATGCTGTTCAGTCTGATTGGAAAGCCCATTCTAAGACTTGTGGTACTAGAGAGTACAGATGTGACTGTGGCACTCTTTTCTCCag GAGAGACAGCTTCATCACACATAGGGCTTTCTGCGACGCACTGGCGCAAGAGAGCGCGAGACACCCTCCAAATTTGAGCGCAATAAGTGCTAATTTGTACGGAGGAAGCAATGCAACAAGTTTGGGATTATCACAACTTGGTCCTCATCATCAATTCTCAGCTTTACAAGACCAAACTCACCAAACTACAGGAGATATGTTACGCCTCGGAGGCGGTGGGGCAGGCGCCTCCCATCATCGGTCGGCTCATTTACCTCAGGCCCCGTCTTCGGGGCAATTCGAACACGGCCACATTCTCTCGCCTACTTCGTTTCGGGCTCAGCAACAGCAGCAACAGACACCGGGTGGGTTCTTTATGACTGCTGAACCGAACCAACAGCAGCAACAGCAGCATTACCATCATCAAGATGATCATCATCATagccatcatcatcatcatcaatctCAGCATGGTTTCTTGCCTAATAAGCCTTTTCATGGTCTTATGCAGTTCTCTGAAATTCAATCTAATGCAAACAACGTCAACCCTTCTTCAG GTCTATTGATTTCCAATCATTTCAATACCGAAAACGGCACATCTGGCGGCGGCGGAAGTGGTAGTGGCGGCGGAAGTGGTGGTGATCAGGGAACAAATATATTCTCGGGACAAATTGTGACAGGCGATCAAATAAACTCAAGTCCAGTCTCATCACTCTACAGCAATTCAGTCCAGAACAACCACGCAGTTGCGGCGGCGGCTCACATGTCAGCCACGGCTTTACTCCAAAAAGCGGCTCAAATGGGCTCAACATCCACAACAAACAACACAGCTTCACTCCTCCGAACATTCGGTACCTCTTCCTCATCATCAGCGCAAAATAAACCCTCAACCATGGCTCCCGCCTCTTTCGGCGGGAGCAGTAGTAGTACTACTGGAGGACTATTCGGTTCTGATCAAAACGATCAGAACCATCTTCAAGATCTAATGAACTCGTTTGCCGCCGCCGGTGGAAACAACTCAATGTTCGGCGGAAACACCTTTGTTGGAGGCGGCGGCTACGATCATCAAGATCAGAAGTTACATCAGGCCAATAGTAGTGGCGGTGGTGGCGGTTCTATGGCCGCAATGAACAATAGTATGGGCGGTGGCGGTGGTGGTAGCGGTGGTTCGGATAGGCTTACGAGGGACTTTCTTGGAGTGGGACAGATTGTGAGAAGCGTAAGCGGAGGGTTTTCTAATAAACAGCGTGGAATTATCGAAATGGGTTCGTTGGATTCGGAAAACAATGCGCCGCCGCCGCCGTCATCAGCCCAATCCTTTGGAGGCTCACCTGGGAATTTTCAGTAG